CTTGCAGCCTGGTGAGCATACCACTTGTAGTCGGTTATATCCAGGGGCAGGAGGAAAAGGGAGCCAAGAACGCTCTCCTCGTATCGGGGGCCTTCTCCCTGGGGATACTGGTCAACATAGCCCTGGTAGGGATGGTAATCGCCTCCGCAGGAGCTCTCATGCAGGGACTGAGCTCCATAATGAACTACATAGTATCAGCGGTGCTCTTCCTCTTCGGCCTTCATCTTCTGGACGTGATAACGATCCCCTGGTTCGTATCGGGGAACGTTAAGGCCGGGAACAAAAAAGGTTTGCTGGGAGCCCTGATTCTTGGAACGGTGTCCGGCATGGCGCTGGGTCCCTGCACCTTCGCCTATATGGCTCCTATGCTGGTCATAGCCATGAAGGCATCGACGGACAGCCTCGCCAGGGGGATGTCGATCGTAGCCCTCTACGGCCTGGGCTACGCTTTGGTCATTCTCCTGGCCGGAACCTTCGCCAACGGTCTGGATCGATACATGAACTGGACCGACAACAGCAAAGGGCCTTTCGTGATCTCCCAGATATGCGGATGGCTCGTGGTAACGGCGGGAGCCT
This genomic stretch from Dethiosulfovibrio faecalis harbors:
- a CDS encoding cytochrome c biogenesis CcdA family protein; its protein translation is MGNLLAAVQSALSGTGSAAFVAAFIWGIFSVLLSPCSLVSIPLVVGYIQGQEEKGAKNALLVSGAFSLGILVNIALVGMVIASAGALMQGLSSIMNYIVSAVLFLFGLHLLDVITIPWFVSGNVKAGNKKGLLGALILGTVSGMALGPCTFAYMAPMLVIAMKASTDSLARGMSIVALYGLGYALVILLAGTFANGLDRYMNWTDNSKGPFVISQICGWLVVTAGAYFLYVA